The Zygosaccharomyces rouxii strain CBS732 chromosome A complete sequence genome window below encodes:
- a CDS encoding uncharacterized protein (weakly similar to uniprot|O00026 Saccharomyces cerevisiae YOR066W Protein of unknown function potential Cdc28p substrate) — protein sequence MEKPVRKRGRPPITKDYANPLESPMAHSSLRMQRQGAQVFQRPTMKVGSVTPSPKNRSFSNSGIGNGANNNTMGNNSGSTLVESGSQPGSSTKKARYRGVILSTPTKWPAGGKNDNGTGSTGTPTPSSSDSVFCSASKLALKSSPPLSTSPLKDENDENSSNNIKNNFSTAKRAGPNFTNSSSSQQFKFSLTIGENGRASIAGSSSQDSTPCKSNDPQQLNSDGQDNREDLGLQTFEKRKVLTLLKQMRNDAAPPSPSNTVSRVKKPKHNHKKQNSYGETELPPILESCAGVNSGTNVGGKSPKAPPVWTQSPQPPSTPKTSFSIRTGFTPNIGIDQVLLDVVASPKSAGPTENPLNYGYLSNMISLSPRTKSPEFPQQEQSQRQSQQDHQESQQQQQQQQQQQQQQQQQQQKDEEQQKQKQQTQQQFVFKFSGADPLLLTDDADGNWSEIIYNHLQNSPRPQICFNTPPSWVNFGSPRAAGFTPQARRDSTSQSALENDPSKSIKGLSQVNRRDSIINLSSSPPRRELFPASPLRRPSLPYSTTLTPRITTNTTTVAGNHNDKLVPEPSTPRGQEVQLPAMIECTPLIQQTMNGSLTTKYLSNVLSNTANGTNANGINDCGAFAEAALPVKDPIRHLSSPGGEQEDARAALKKLIAER from the coding sequence ATGGAAAAGCCCGTAAGGAAAAGAGGTAGACCACCGATCACTAAGGATTATGCAAATCCTTTAGAAAGTCCTATGGCACATTCTTCATTAAGGATGCAGAGACAAGGTGCTCAAGTTTTCCAAAGGCCAACTATGAAAGTCGGATCTGTGACGCCATCACCAAAAAATCGctcattttcaaattctggtattggtaatggtgctaataataatactatGGGTAACAATAGTGGTAGCACCTTAGTAGAGAGCGGATCTCAACCCGGATCTTCTACTAAAAAAGCAAGATATAGAGGTGTTATATTGTCAACACCTACCAAATGGCCCGCTGGCGGGaaaaatgataatggtACTGGTTCAACGGGGACACCAACACCTTCTTCTAGTGATAGCGTTTTTTGTTCAGCTTCCAAATTAGCTTTGAAAAGCTCGCCGCCATTATCGACTTCGCCTTTGaaggatgaaaatgatgaaaatagtagtaataacatcaagaacaatttttcaactgcAAAAAGGGCTGGTCCCAATTTtacaaattcatcatcatcacagcagttcaaattttcattgacaattggtgaaaatggtaGAGCTTCAATTGcaggttcatcatcacaGGATTCGACACCTTGTAAATCTAATGATCCTCAACAACTTAATAGTGATGGTCAAGATAATAGGGAAGATCTTGGATTACAGacttttgagaaaagaaaagtttTAACACTTTTAAAGCAAATGCGTAATGATGCCGCACCGCCATCACCCTCAAATACTGTCTCAAGAGTTAAGAAACCAAAGCATAATCATAAAAAGCAGAATTCGTATGGTGAAACAGAATTGCCGCCAATATTGGAATCATGCGCGGGTGTGAATTCTGGCACTAATGTAGGTGGTAAATCTCCAAAGGCTCCACCAGTTTGGACTCAATCCCCGCAACCACCTTCAACACCAAAGACTTCGTTTTCAATCAGAACTGGTTTTACTCCAAATATTGGTATCGATCAAGTTCTTTTGGATGTAGTTGCATCTCCCAAGAGTGCGGGTCCTACAGAAAACCCACTAAACTACGGTTATTTATCCAATATGATCTCATTATCACCAAGAACTAAATCGCCAGAATTTCctcaacaagaacaatCTCAGCGACAATCTCAACAAGATCACCAAGAATctcaacagcaacagcaacagcaacagcaacaacaacagcagcagcagcagcaacaacaaaaggatgaagaacaacagaaacaaaaacaacaaactCAACAACAGTTCGTTTTCAAGTTTTCAGGTGCAGATCCGCTATTGCTCACGGATGACGCTGATGGTAATTGGTCAGAGATAATCTATAACcatttgcaaaattctCCCCGTCCTCAAATCTGCTTCAATACACCACCATCATGGGTAAACTTTGGCTCACCCAGAGCAGCAGGTTTTACACCACAGGCAAGAAGAGATTCCACATCTCAATCCGCCTTAGAGAATGATccatcaaaatcaattaaAGGGCTTTCTCAGGTAAATCGTCGTGATAGTATTATAAATTTAAGTTCATCTCCCCCACGTCGGGAGTTGTTCCCAGCCTCGCCTTTAAGGCGCCCGTCTTTACCCTATAGTACAACTTTAACGCcaagaattacaacaaaCACGACAACAGTAGCGGGTAATCATAACGATAAATTGGTTCCTGAACCATCAACCCCGAGAGGCCAAGAAGTACAATTACCGGCAATGATCGAATGTACCCCACTAATCCAACAGACAATGAATGGTTCATTAACTACTAAATATCTCTCCAACGTTTTATCAAATACCGCAAATGGTACAAATGCCAATGGTATTAATGATTGCGGTGCATTCGCCGAGGCTGCTTTGCCAGTTAAAGATCCAATAAGACATTTATCTTCACCAGGAGGAGAGCAAGAGGACGCTAGAGCTGCCCTAAAGAAACTCATCGCAGAGCGATAA
- the ALG8 gene encoding dolichyl-P-Glc:Glc1Man(9)GlcNAc(2)-PP-dolichol alpha-1,3-glucosyltransferase (highly similar to uniprot|P40351 Saccharomyces cerevisiae YOR067C ALG8 adds glucose to the dolichol-linked oligosaccharide precursor prior to transfer to protein glycosyl transferase) yields the protein MKSGRQLNKQEQLAAMGTRRFSLWNFWIASLVLKILLIPDYFSTDFDVHRNWLAITHNLPLRQWYYEATSQWTLDYPPFFAYFEWFLSQFVPGTVKQDGCLEIVDKGQFGWSTLVFQRSTVILSEILLFVVLQVFINTSSVTERTQSFVIASSIVLSPAFLIVDHIHFQYNGFLFAILIASIVAAKRGKYLWCATFYSVALCFKHIFLYLAPCYFVFLLRAYCLNFQDFKFKSYKDLIFIVKWRHLFQLGSIVIGVFALCFGPFVKDLPQVLTRLFPFSRGLTHAYWAPNFWALYSFLDKILTVVMLKLPYVHQFTSKFIQPPLIPSTIDEIKQRIAQNNNGTKGLVQDVFFVILPQITPKLTFALTAFYQVLAVIPVLFDPSYKRFIGSLTLCGLASYLFGWHVHEKAIMLAIVPFSFLVACDRRLLTSYMLLAASGYVSLFPLLYENQDFLLKCLYTLVWCMIYFYALRKTTFLSSSVERRVFFLDRLSMIYIYLLLPLVLGVQFLDMMKWRYPLFQKFEFVSLMSYSVYCSLGIIGSWAGLSWLYNFDEPLWE from the coding sequence ATGAAAAGTGGGCGTCAATTGAACAAGCAAGAGCAGTTAGCTGCAATGGGTACACGACGGTTTTCcctttggaatttttggattgCGTCTTTGGTATTGAAAATACTGTTGATTCCTGATTATTTCAGTACAGATTTTGATGTTCATAGGAATTGGTTAGCCATTACTCATAATTTACCACTGCGCCAATGGTATTATGAGGCTACCAGCCAATGGACTCTTGACTATCCGCCATTTTTCGCATATTTTGAATGGTTTTTATCACAATTTGTACCTGGAACAGTGAAGCAAGATGGATGCCTTGAAATTGTCGATAAGGGTCAATTCGGTTGGTCAACGCTGGTTTTCCAAAGGAGTACCGTTATATTAAGTGAAATCCTGCTATTTGTCGTCTTACAAGTTTTCATTAACACGAGTAGTGTTACTGAAAGGACGCAAAGCTTTGTCATTGCTTCTAGCATTGTCCTCTCGCCAGCTTTCCTAATTGTGGACCACATTCATTTCCAGTACAATGGATTTCTCTTTGCCATTTTGATTGCATCCATAGTGGCGGCTAAACGCGGTAAATACCTTTGGTGTGCAACTTTCTATTCTGTGGCCCTGTGTTTCAAGCACATCTTTTTATATTTGGCGCCATGctattttgtctttttaCTAAGGGCTTACTGCTTGAACttccaagatttcaaatttaaaagCTATAAAGATTTAATCTTCATCGTTAAATGGAGACACCTGTTCCAGTTGGGTAGTATTGTCATTGGTGTATTTGCGCTTTGTTTTGGACCTTTCGTCAAAGATTTACCGCAAGTTCTCACCAGGTTATTTCCCTTTTCTAGGGGATTGACTCATGCCTATTGGGCTCCCAACTTCTGGGCTCTGtattcatttttggataAGATTTTAACTGTAGTCATGTTGAAATTGCCCTACGTGCATCAGTTTACTTCCAAGTTTATTCAACCTCCATTGATTCCTTCAACTATTGATGAGATTAAACAGCGTATTGCGCAGAATAATAACGGTACTAAAGGTTTGGTTCAAGACGTCTTCTTCGTGATTTTACCTCAAATTACACCAAAATTGACATTTGCCCTAACGGCATTTTACCAAGTCTTGGCAGTGATCCCTGTCTTATTTGACCCTTCGTACAAGAGATTTATTGGTTCTCTGACCCTTTGCGGATTAGCGTCCTACTTATTTGGTTGGCACGTTCATGAAAAGGCTATCATGTTAGCTATTgtaccattttcatttttggtGGCTTGTGATAGAAGGCTTTTGACTTCGTATATGCTATTGGCGGCTTCAGGTTATGTCTCATTATTCCCATTATTGTACGAAAATCAAGACTTCCTGCTCAAATGTCTTTATACATTGGTTTGGTGTATGATTTATTTCTATGCATTGAGAAAGACAACCTTTTTATCATCAAGTGTTGAAAGGAGagttttctttttagaTCGTCTCTCTATGATTTACATCTATctattattaccattggtGCTTGGAGTTCAATTCCTTGatatgatgaaatggaGATATCCTCTTTTCcagaaatttgaattcgTTAGTCTAATGAGTTACAGCGTTTACTGTTCGTTAGGAATTATCGGTTCATGGGCTGGATTATCCTGGTTATACAATTTTGATGAACCACTTTGGGAATAA